A stretch of Arachis hypogaea cultivar Tifrunner chromosome 15, arahy.Tifrunner.gnm2.J5K5, whole genome shotgun sequence DNA encodes these proteins:
- the LOC112749741 gene encoding ubiquitin-conjugating enzyme E2 20 encodes MANVNVHSEAAQDNNIAPSKQPLSLPKTVDSQSVLRRLQSELMALMMSGDSGISAFPEEDNIFCWKGTITGSKDTVFEGTEYKLSLSFPNDYPFKAPKVKFESTCFHPNVDVHGNICLDILQDKWSSAYDVRTILLSIQSLLGEPNISSPLNPQAAQLWSNQEEYRKMVEKLHKLPSA; translated from the exons ATGGCCAACGTTAATGTTCACTCTGAAGCTGCTCAAGATAACAACATTGCTCCCTCAAAGCAGCCTCTTTCCCTGCCAAAGACCGTTGATTCTCAGTCAGTTCTCAGAAG ATTGCAATCTGAACTGATGGCGCTCATG ATGAGTGGAGATTCAGGTATATCTGCGTTTCCTGAGGAGGACAACATATTCTGCTGGAAAGGGACAATAACAGGAAGTAAAGACACTGTGTTTGAAGGAACTGAGTACAAGTTGTCACTTTCATTTCCAAACGATTACCCTTTTAAGGCTCCAAAGGTCAAATTTGAAAGCACCTGCTTCCATCCAAATGTAGATGTTCATGGTAATATATGCTTGGACATTCTTCAG GATAAATGGTCATCTGCTTATGATGTTAGAACAATTCTGCTATCAATTCAAAGCTTGCTTGGAG AGCCAAATATTAGCTCACCACTGAATCCACAAGCAGCACAGCTTTGGAGCAATCAAGAAG AATACAGGAAGATGGTGGAGAAGCTGCACAAACTTCCTAGTGCTTAA
- the LOC112749742 gene encoding hexokinase-3, which yields MGRVAVGLAVTVAVAACAVAAVVVGRRVKSRRKWRKVVNVLRELEEGCDTPVGRLKQVVDAMAVEMHAGLASEGGSKLKMLLTFVDNLPNGTERGTYYALHLGGTNFRVLRVHLNGQRSSVLEHDVERQPIPEHLMTSTSEELFDFIASSLKEFIAKEGDGSNISTNRRELGFTFSFPVKQMSVSSGILIKWTKGFSVVNMVGRDVAACLQEALARKGLDVHVAALVNDTVGTLALGHYHDPDTVAAIIIGTGTNACYLERIDAIIKCQGLLTASGRMVVNMEWGNFWSSHLPRTSYDIDLDAESPNPNDQGFEKMISGMYLGDIVRRVILRMSMESDMFELISPKLKIPFILRTPLMAAMHEDNSPDLREVARILKEVFEIPEVPMKARKIVVKVCDVVTRRAARLAAAGIVGILKKIGRDGSGGITGGRGRSNTKMRRTVVAIEGGLYSSYSLFSEYLHEALNEILGEEIAKHVIIKVTEDGSGIGTALLAASYSS from the exons ATGGGAAGAGTGGCGGTGGGGCTGGCGGTGACGGTGGCGGTGGCGGCGTGCGCGGTGGCGGCAGTGGTGGTTGGGAGGAGGGTGAAGAGTAGGAGGAAGTGGAGGAAGGTGGTGAATGTGTTGAGGGAACTTGAGGAAGGTTGTGATACGCCAGTTGGGAGGTTGAAGCAGGTGGTGGACGCCATGGCTGTGGAGATGCACGCTGGTTTAGCTTCCGAAGGTGGTTCCAAGCTCAAAATGCTTCTCACCTTCGTTGATAATCTCCCCAATGG GACCGAAAGAGGAACATATTATGCACTACATCTTGGGGGTACAAATTTTAGGGTCTTGCGGGTTCATTTAAATGGTCAACGATCTTCTGTCTTGGAACATGATGTAGAAAGACAACCTATTCCTGAACATCTAATGACTAGCACGAGCGAG GAGCTCTTTGATTTTATTGCATCTTCATTAAAGGAGTTCATTGCAAAAGAAGGAGATGGTTCCAATATTTCTACTAACCGAAGGGAACTTGGATTTACTTTCTCTTTTCCCGTAAAACAAATGTCAGTTTCCTCAGGCATTTTAATCAAATGGACAAAAGGTTTTTCCGTTGTAAATATG GTAGGAAGAGATGTTGCTGCATGTTTGCAGGAAGCATTGGCGCGAAAAGGGCTAGATGTGCATGTGGCAGCCTTG GTTAATGACACTGTCGGAACATTAGCTCTTGGGCACTATCACGATCCAGATACTGTTGCTGCAATTATAATTGGTACTGGTACAAATGCCTGCTATTTGGAACGGATTGATGCTATTATCAAATGTCAGGGTCTTCTTACAGCATCAGGACGCATG gttGTCAACATGGAGTGGGGGAACTTTTGGTCATCTCACTTGCCGAGAACATCATATGACATTGATTTAGATGCCGAGAGTCCTAATCCAAATGACCAG GGTTTTGAGAAAATGATATCAGGAATGTATTTGGGTGATATTGTGAGGAGAGTCATTCTCAGGATGTCAATGGAGTCGGATATGTTTGAACTTATTTCTCCCAAGCTTAAGATCCCTTTCATACTGAG GACTCCTTTGATGGCCGCCATGCACGAGGATAATTCGCCTGACTTGAGGGAAGTAGCAAGAATCCTTAAAGAAGTCTTCGAG ATACCAGAAGTTCCAATGAAGGCAAGAAAAATTGTGGTGAAGGTGTGTGACGTTGTCACCCGTAGAGCGGCTCGATTAGCGGCAGCTGGTATTGTTGGCATCCTGAAGAAGATTGGTAGGGACGGCAGTGGTGGCATTACGGGTGGCCGGGGTAGAAGCAACACGAAGATGAGGCGAACGGTTGTGGCAATCGAAGGAGGGTTGTATTCTAGCTATAGTTTGTTTAGTGAGTACTTGCATGAAGCACTGAACGAGATATTGggtgaagaaattgctaagcatGTAATTATAAAGGTCACAGAAGATGGATCAGGCATTGGAACTGCACTTCTTGCTGCCTCGTATTCATCCTAA
- the LOC112749740 gene encoding uncharacterized protein isoform X2 — MAPDAAAAAGKKRKRYLPHNPVKKKGSYPLRPGVQGFFITCDGGREHQASREAFNILESFYEELVHGENPGAKGLPNKPMNTKITFADSDSSSSDDEAEQQEEEEKGDKTLKTEGKDNDDGDANCGNGAEGKSDALKIDDLEPKIDDSNADPVDKADDDKGEVENKADEPPAMKQCSKTDAPTCNSKEKVEQKSIDRLIEEELEELGDKNKRRFLKLDSGCNGVVFVQMRRKDGDKSPKDIVHQIVTSAASTRKHMSRFILRILPIEVSCYASKEEISRAIKPLVEQHFPVETQNPQKFAVLYEARANTGVDRMEIIDAVAKSVPAPHKVDLSNPDKTIIVEIARTVCLIGVIEKYKEFSKYNLRQLASRKA, encoded by the exons ATGGCGCCCGATGCAGCCGCCGCCGCCGGCAAGAAGAGGAAGCGCTATCTCCCTCACAAT CCAGTGAAGAAGAAGGGTTCATACCCACTGCGTCCCGGCGTTCAAGGTTTCTTCATCACCTGCGACGGTGGTAGGGAGCACCAAGCCTCTCGTGAAGCTTTCAATATCCTTGAATCG TTTTATGAAGAGCTAGTTCATGGGGAAAATCCAGGTGCTAAAGGATTACCTAACAAACCTATGAATACAAAGATTACGTTCGCGGATTCTGATTCTTCTAGTAGTGACGATGAGGCGGAGCAGCaggaagaagaggaaaagggggACAAAACGCTTAAAACTGAGGGAAAAGataatgatgatggtgatgcaaACTGTGGCAATGGAGCTGAGGGAAAATCAGATGCTCTGAAGATCGATGATCTTGAACCAAAGATCGATGATTCCAATGCTGATCCAGTAGACAAAGCTGATGATGATAAAGGAGAAGTTGAAAATAAAGCTGATGAGCCACCAGCCATGAAACAGTGTTCCAAAACAGATGCCCCAACATGCAATTCGAAGGAGAAAGTGGAACAGAAGTCGATTGATAGGTTAATTGAAGAAGAGCTTGAAGAATTGGGAGACAAGAATAAG AGACGATTTCTCAAGCTTGATTCAGGTTGTAATGGTGTTGTATTTGTACAAATGCGAAGGAAAGATGGGGACAAAAGCCCCAAAGATATAGTTCATCAGATAGTGACATCAGCAGCATCGACGAGGAAACATATGTCAAG GTTTATTTTGAGAATTTTGCCAATTGAAGTCTCATGTTATGCTTCAAAAGAGGAAATTTCAAGGGCAATCAAGCCTCTTGTGGAGCAGCACTTTCCAGTGGAAACTCAAAATCCGCAGAAG TTTGCTGTACTGTATGAAGCCCGTGCAAATACTGGTGTTGACAGGATGGAAATCATTGATGCAGTGGCAAAGTCAGTTCCTGCACCTCATAAAGTTGATCTCAGTAATCCTGATAAGACCATAATAGTTGAAATTGCCAGG ACTGTGTGCTTGATTGGGGTCATTGAGAAATATAAAGAATTTTCCAAGTACAATCTGAGGCAGTTAGCATCACGGAAAGCCTGA
- the LOC112749740 gene encoding uncharacterized protein isoform X1 — MAPDAAAAAGKKRKRYLPHNKPVKKKGSYPLRPGVQGFFITCDGGREHQASREAFNILESFYEELVHGENPGAKGLPNKPMNTKITFADSDSSSSDDEAEQQEEEEKGDKTLKTEGKDNDDGDANCGNGAEGKSDALKIDDLEPKIDDSNADPVDKADDDKGEVENKADEPPAMKQCSKTDAPTCNSKEKVEQKSIDRLIEEELEELGDKNKRRFLKLDSGCNGVVFVQMRRKDGDKSPKDIVHQIVTSAASTRKHMSRFILRILPIEVSCYASKEEISRAIKPLVEQHFPVETQNPQKFAVLYEARANTGVDRMEIIDAVAKSVPAPHKVDLSNPDKTIIVEIARTVCLIGVIEKYKEFSKYNLRQLASRKA, encoded by the exons ATGGCGCCCGATGCAGCCGCCGCCGCCGGCAAGAAGAGGAAGCGCTATCTCCCTCACAAT AAGCCAGTGAAGAAGAAGGGTTCATACCCACTGCGTCCCGGCGTTCAAGGTTTCTTCATCACCTGCGACGGTGGTAGGGAGCACCAAGCCTCTCGTGAAGCTTTCAATATCCTTGAATCG TTTTATGAAGAGCTAGTTCATGGGGAAAATCCAGGTGCTAAAGGATTACCTAACAAACCTATGAATACAAAGATTACGTTCGCGGATTCTGATTCTTCTAGTAGTGACGATGAGGCGGAGCAGCaggaagaagaggaaaagggggACAAAACGCTTAAAACTGAGGGAAAAGataatgatgatggtgatgcaaACTGTGGCAATGGAGCTGAGGGAAAATCAGATGCTCTGAAGATCGATGATCTTGAACCAAAGATCGATGATTCCAATGCTGATCCAGTAGACAAAGCTGATGATGATAAAGGAGAAGTTGAAAATAAAGCTGATGAGCCACCAGCCATGAAACAGTGTTCCAAAACAGATGCCCCAACATGCAATTCGAAGGAGAAAGTGGAACAGAAGTCGATTGATAGGTTAATTGAAGAAGAGCTTGAAGAATTGGGAGACAAGAATAAG AGACGATTTCTCAAGCTTGATTCAGGTTGTAATGGTGTTGTATTTGTACAAATGCGAAGGAAAGATGGGGACAAAAGCCCCAAAGATATAGTTCATCAGATAGTGACATCAGCAGCATCGACGAGGAAACATATGTCAAG GTTTATTTTGAGAATTTTGCCAATTGAAGTCTCATGTTATGCTTCAAAAGAGGAAATTTCAAGGGCAATCAAGCCTCTTGTGGAGCAGCACTTTCCAGTGGAAACTCAAAATCCGCAGAAG TTTGCTGTACTGTATGAAGCCCGTGCAAATACTGGTGTTGACAGGATGGAAATCATTGATGCAGTGGCAAAGTCAGTTCCTGCACCTCATAAAGTTGATCTCAGTAATCCTGATAAGACCATAATAGTTGAAATTGCCAGG ACTGTGTGCTTGATTGGGGTCATTGAGAAATATAAAGAATTTTCCAAGTACAATCTGAGGCAGTTAGCATCACGGAAAGCCTGA
- the LOC140179136 gene encoding protein MAIN-LIKE 1-like, giving the protein MPFGECTVTLQDVAFQLGLLVDGNAVSGCLAEFENFIEGGRPAWEWFQELFGELPLPNKVKNITVHFTWFHERFWVLPADATEDTVRIYARAYITMLLSTQLFGDKSANWVHIRWLPFVANLDDMGSYSWGSTALWAAYLLPNDGKEQRVINYRLALDRC; this is encoded by the exons ATGCCTTTTGGAGAGTGCACAGTGACGCTGCAAGATGTGGCGTTTCAGCTTGGGTTGCTTGTCGATGGAAATGCTGTTAGTGGTTGCCTTGCAGAGTTTGAAAATTTCATCGAGGGTGGCCGACCAGCCTGGGAATGGTTTCAAGAGTTATTCGGTGAGCTGCCACTACCAAATAAGGTCAAGAATATAACCGTCCACTTCACATGGTTTCATGAGAGGTTTTGGGTGTTGCCAGCAGATGCGACCGAGGATACTGTTCGCATATACGCACGTGCCTATATCACAATGTTGTTATCCACTCAGTTATTTGGGGACAAGAGTGCAAACTGGGTTCATATTCGATGGTTGCCCTTTGTGGCGAACCTTGACGACATGGGGAGTTATAGTTGGGGGTCCACCGCGTTG TGGGCTGCCTACTTACTTCCAAACGATGGGAAAGAGCAAAGGGTTATAAACTATCGCCTTGCGTTAGATCGATGCTGA